Genomic segment of bacterium:
GAAGCGCCAGCCGCCGAAGAAGCGAAGCCTGCAGAGGAAGCGCCAGCCGCTGAAGAGGCAAAGCCTGCAGAGGAGACTCCTGCTGCTGAAGAAGCGAAACCCGCTGAGGAAGCTCCTGCTGTTGAAGAAGCAAAACCCGCTGAGGAAGCTCCGGCTGTTGAAGAAGCAAAACCCGCCGAAGAAGCGAAGCCGGAAGGTGATGAGACACCCTCAGCCGAGGGATCAGAGGACAAACCGGAAACTCCTCCCACCGCCTGACATTTCCGCACAGTGATAAAATCAGCAAAGCCCCTCAACGAGGGGCTTTTGCTTTGGGACGATGGGGTAAAAAATCAGATGAGTTCCTCGACCTGATCGAGCAGGGTATTCATCAATGCCGCTGTCGCTGCAATGGGTTCAGGTTTTGTCATATCAACACCGGCACTACGAAGCAGCTCGATTGAGTACCGTGCGCTCCCTGACTTCAGGAAACCAAGGTAGCGATCAAGCGCCCCGGATACGCCGTTGATAATATTGCGGGACAGGGCGGTAGCTGCCGAGAGTCCCGTCGCATACTGGAATACATAGAAGCTGCGATAGAAATGCGGGATACGTGACCAGTTCATCGCGTAGAGATCATCCATCGCAAAATCCGGTCCCAGATACTTTTGATACAATTCCCCCATTTTCCCACTCAGCACATCGACTGTCAGCGGTGTGCCGTTTTCCGCAGCGTGATGAATGTGCTGTTCGAATTCCGCGAACAGGGCCTGGTTGTATACGGTACCGCGGATACTGTCGATCTGGTGGAAAAGCAGATGTCTCCGCAGCTCGTCATTTTCCTGGGTCTTCAGCATATGGTCGACGAGAAGCATTTCGTTTGTCGTCGAGGCTACCTCTGCGCAGAAGATGGTGTATCCGCCGTACACCGGTGGTTGATTTTTCCAGGTGTACCACGAGTGCATTGCATGTCCCATCTCATGAGCCAGGGTGAACACATCTTTCAGCGTGTTGCTGTAATTGAGGAGCACGAAGGGATGCGCCCCGTACGTCCACGCCGAGTAGGCTCCTGACGTTTTCCCCTGGTTTTCATACACATCGATCCAACCGCCGTCGAGCGCATTCCCGAGATCCCGGGCGTAGGCGGGACCCAGCACTGACATGGCCTCGCGGACATGCTGCACCGCCTCATCATATGGAAAATGGAAGTTCGCCTCCGATGCGAGTGGAACGTAAAGGTCCCAGGGACGCACGGCATCGAGCTTCAACAAACGCTTCCGCAATGCGATGGAACGGTGCAGCGGCTCGAGATTGTCGTTGATGGTCCGCACGACATTGTCATACACGGTCTCGGGAATATTGTCTTCATACAGTGCCATATGCCGGGTACTGTCATAGTCTCGCGCGCGGGAAAGAAAAATTTCTTTCTTCACCTGTCCCCCGAGCGTGGAAGCAAGAGTATTCTTCCACTGCGCATAACTGCCGTACATCGCCCGAAAGGCATCCTCCCGCACACGGCGGTCGCGGGACTCCTGAAGCTGGATGTATCGTCCTTTTGTCACCTCGACGTCGCTGCCGTCCTCACCGCGTATGCTGCCGAAGCGGATATCCGCATCGTTGAACATGCCGAAAACATTCGACGGCACCGCCATCGCCTCCATGGAGAGCGCCAGCAGATGTTCTTCGGAAGGACTCAGGGTGTGCTTTTTCATGCGGAGGATTTCATCGAGATGATGCGCGTACACCTTGAGCCCGTCCGTTTCGTCGACGAACTGACGCACGCGCTCTTCCGGTATCGCGAGTATTTCAGGCAGCACCCAGGCGGTTGCGGCTCCGATACGCGCATGCTGCGACATCACCCGGTCCATCATCCCCTGGTATGTGGTATCAGCAGTGTTCTCGTCATAGCGCCGGAATGCGTAATTCCCCAGGCGTCCGGCAATCACGTTGAGATCGTCAGCGAAATGCAGCCAGCTCAGGAGCTTCTGTCCTGAATCCCCCAGCGAATCGCGATAGCGGGCAATTTCCCCTGTCATGCGCTCAACAGCGTTGAAATCCTCCTCCCAGTCACTGTCAGAAGCGTAGATGTCTTCGAGCTTCCATATATACTGCGGATCAATCTCCTCCCGTTTCGGGAGTGTGCCTTTTGGCGTTGCTTGCATACTGTATCCGTACTGATGATGTAGTCGATTGTTGAGAAGCACACCGGGCGGATGCGAGCCAAAATTCAGAGCTTTTTCAGCATCTGACGCGCAAGTACCGCCTGATCGCTCTTCGGAAATTCTTTGAGCAGGCGCTCACAATCGCTCCTGGCGACATCGGTCCTGCCCAGTTCAATGGCTGTCCGTGCACGCGCCGACAACGCCTGCGCTGTTTTGTCGCTGTTCCTGTAGCCGAGTACAGTGGAGAACAGATCAAAGGCTTCGCTGAGCTGCTTCTGGCTCCGGGCCGTTTCCCCGAGCCAGTATACACAATTGTCCGTCATTTCATTGCCGCGGGACGTCTGCAGGAGTCCTGCAAATGCCCGACGTGCAGCATCAAACTGGCCGGCGTTAAACGCACTCAGACCCGCCTGATACTCGCGGAGAAAGGGAAGTTCCGGATGCACATCAGCACGATAGTCAGGTGCGCCGGATGGCTGTGCGCGACGGGATGTCGGTGGAGTAGATTCGGTGCTCCCGGACTGTGCTGTGGACGGAATATTGCTTCCCTGATTGTTGGCAACAGCTGCGTCCCGGCCGGACACCGGGCGCTGCTTTCCGGCTGTCGCCTGTGCCTGGGGGCTGCCTGATGAGAGCTGGGTAGACGCATCGGATCCCTGCTGATACTGCAGCTCCGCAACGCGTGCCGCGAGCTGCCGGTTGCGATTGTCGAGCTGCAGGTTTTCACTCTCAATGGCGGAAAGGCGTTCATGCGCGAGATCGGTTTGCGTACCACATTCCGCAAGTGCGATTTCCAGCGAATCGATTCGCGACTTGAGTGCGATATTTTCGTCCTCGAGTTCGATTAAAGGACCACAGGCTGGAAAAAACAGCAGCACCAGCGGCAGAATATGCAGAAACTGCATAATGTTTCGCGTGGGAATATGCAGAAACTGCATAATGCAGCGAGAAAAATTATGCAGAGACTGCATAATTGCAGTGCGTTCACCGGTTGAGATCGTGCTGCGCTTCATGCCTGCTCCTTCAGATATCGGTGATAGACAGTGCGCGTCCGTTATGTACAGCCTGCGCAAACGCTTCGAGTTGTGCGCGATTTCCATCGTCTTCAAAGTGGTTACCCACAATGACAATGGATGCACCCGCTGCGGCTTTCTCGGCAGCCTGATCCGGACTGCGGATTCCCCCGCCTACGATGATGGGGATATTCAAGAGTGCCCGCAGCATCCGAATCATGTCGGCCGGAACACTCTGCGGAGCGCCGCTCCCTGCTTCGAGATAGACCATTTTCATGCCGAGCATCTCGGCAGCGAGTGCATGCGCCGCAGCGAGTTCCGGTTTCTCACGGGGCAGTGGTTTGGAATAACTCATGTATTCGGTCGATGTCACGGCACTTGAGGACACGATCATGTATCCTGTGGAAATAGCCTCGAGATCGAGCTCGTGCACCATGGGGGCTGCGAGTACATGCTGCCCGATAAGCTGCTCCGGGTTGCGTCCGCTGATAATGGAGAGAAACAGTATGGCGTCGGCCTCACCTGAAATCTGGTGAACGCCTCCCGGAAAAATGATGACGGGTTTCTGCGCAGCAATCTTCATCGCGCGTATGCAGTCTTCAAACTGCGGGAGCAGCGCCAGCGAACCACCGATCAGAAATCCGTCGACCCCCGCCTTCTCCGCGTCCGCAACAAAGCCAGGGAGCTGCGAGGGATCGCTTTTGTCAGGATCGACGAGGAGAAAAAGCAGGGGCGTCTCTCGTTCATGCGCTTCGCGCAGACTGTCGTATACCGCGTGTGGTCTGCTCATCCCTCCGCTGCCTCCCTGATGGACGCCGTGGCCGCGGCGAGCACGGCATCGAGTCCGTCCGTGTCTTTCGCCCCGGCTGTTGCCATGTGGGGTCGCCCACCACCACCACCGCCAAGTTTTTTCGCAATGCCGCCGACGAGGTTGCCCGCCTTGATGCCGGACTTCACCAGGTCATCGGTCACGACACAGACCAGCAGCACTTTTCCGTCGATTACGGAAGCGAGGAGTCCGATACCGGACTTCAATTTCTCACGCAGGGTATCACCGAGGGCTTTGAGCTGATCGGCGTCTCCGACATCCAGACGTGCCACGGCGATGCGGCTGTCATTCCACGGCTCGGCCTTCGCGATGATGTCGTCGATCTGACCGGCACCCTGCTCCACGGTGGCACGTGAGAGCTCTTTTTCCAGCCGGCGGATTTCCTCGTGCAGTTCCTCTTCCCGCTTTTTCTCCTTTGCAATGTCCTGTTCGAGCGTGGAAATAAACTTTCTCACCCCGCGGCCGGTCACCGCTTCGATACGCCGTGTTCCGCTGGCCACAGAGCCTTCGGAAGTAATCTTGAAGAGTCCAATCTCCGCAGTATTGCGCACATGCGTGCCGCCACAGAATTCCATGGAGAAATCCGCGATCTGCAGCACGTTCACACGATCACCGTATTTGTCACCGAAAAACATCAGCGCGCCCATGGTCCTGGCATCATCGAACGGTACGTCCCTGTGCTGCTGCACGGGAATGCCTTCGAGAATTTTCTCGTTGACCAGTGCTTCGATTTCCTGCAGCTGCTCGTTACCCACTTTCTCGAAATGGGAAAAATCGAAGCGCAGGCGCTCGGGCTCCACAAGCGATCCTGCCTGTTGAACATGCGTTCCCAGCACACCTCGCAGTGCGGCATGCAGCAAATGCGTCGCCGTGTGGTTGCGCATCGTATCACGGCGGGCCCTGCCTTTCACTTCCGCACGAAGTGTATCTCCAAGCTGGGGTGCGAAATCCTTTGCCTGGTCAACCACGTGGACGGTCTGACCATCAAGTTTTAACAGGCCCTGCACAGCGGCCGTACTGTTCTTCCAATGCAGCACACCTTCATCGCTCACCTGGCCACCGGACTCCACGTAAAACGGGGTGCGTTCCAGAAGCAGATACAGCAGCCCGTCTTTTTCATAGCGGCCGAGCAGGCGGCTCTCCGTTTCGAGACTGTCGTAGCCGGTGAAGGTCGATATGGCCTCAGCACCGTCGAGCGTTTCCAGAGTTATGGTGGGCTGATCTCCAGCCGTGGGATGCGCAACGTTTTTCTTCGTCACCGCACGCGAACGCTCCTTCTGCTCCTGCAGCCGGCGTTCGAACTCGTCACTGTCAATTCCCAGCCCGCGTTCCTCCGCGAGAAGGTTGGTAAGATCGATGGGGAACCCGAAGGTGTCATACAGGCGAAATACCTCTTCGCCCGCGATACACGCGTCACCGGCATCTTTGGTACGGGATACGATATCCTCGAAAATCTCAAGTCCCCGGTCGAGGGTCGCATTAAAGCTCTCCTCTTCTGCACGAATTACTTTCTCAATCACCTCGCGGTTGTCCACGATTTCCGGAAACACTTCACCCATGGTCTTGCCGAGCGTTTCAACGACGCGCCAGAGATACGGCTCACGCATCCCGAGTTTGCGGCCGAAACGCGCGGCCCGCCGGAGAATGCGCCGCAGCACGTATCCCCTGCCTTCGGGACCCGGCATGGCACCGTCAGCGATCGAGAACGTGAGCATGCGCACATGATCGGCGATGACACGCATGGCGATCCGTTCTTCGTCACCCTCATAGGGCTTCCCGGTGACCTCTGCTATGCGCTGGATGACAGGCATGAACACATCGGTGTCATAGTTCGATTTCTTCCCCTGCAGCACGGCACAGATGCGCTCGAATCCCATTCCCGTATCGACATGCGTCGTGGGAAGGGGGTGCAGGTTTCCTTCCTCGTCACGATTGTACTGGATGAACACCAGGTTCCAGATTTCCATGACTTCCGGAGAATCGGCATTGACGAGACTCCCGCCGTTCCCATCATCGGTGAGGTCAATATGAATTTCCGAGCAGGGACCACAGGGCCCCGTATCCCCCATTTCCCAGAAATTGTCTTTCTCGTCGAAGCGATGGACGTGAGAGGGATCGATATCGGTCAGTTCCGTCCACAGCGTAAACGCTTCGTCATCATCCCGGAAGACCGTCGCGTGCAAACGTTCCTTCGGCAGTTTCCAGACACCCGTTAAAAGCTCCCATGCCCAGCTGATGGCTTCGCGCTTGTAATAATCCCCGAAGCTCCAGTTGCCAAGCATCTCGAAGAAGGTATGGTGATAGGTGTCGCGACCGACCTCTTCGAGATCGTTGTGCTTGCCGGAAACGCGAATGCACTTCTGTGTATCGGCGGCACGGCTGTATTCCCTGCTGCCGATGCCGAGAAAAACATCCTTGAACTGATTCATCCCGGCATTGGTGAAGAGCAGGGTCGGATCGTCATGAGGCACCACCGGGGCGCTTTGAACAATGCGATGCTGTTTGCCACGAAAAAAATCCAGAAAACTCTGGCGGATTTCTGTTGAAGTCATATAGGTGAGAACCGCTGTCGTGTTGTGTTGTGGGGGTTACATTTCAATCTGCGTATGGAGGGCGATCTCCTCGAGAATAGCACTCACGCGCAGACATTTGTTCATCTCGCCTGTGAATACACAGGCCTTGCCTTTCGTGTGCACTTCCCAGGCGAGTGCTTCTCCCTTTTCACGTGTGCACTGTATCGCTTTCTGCAGCTGCGAGATGACATCTTCAAATGTATGCACCTCGTCGTTGAACAGAATCACGCGGGATGGGGTATCCGTTTCCGTTCCGTCAGTTACCTGCTCTTCGATATCGGGCAGTTCAAAAGGCGTTTGTTGAAAAGTATAGTTCATGTCACATGAAAAATAACAAATGCAGGGTCAATATCGAAGAATACCCCGAAATGACACATCTACTCCCAGGAGGGCCGATCGAACTGGTAGGGATCCGTCCACGAGCTGATATACCCGGCGCTGCTGGAACGTATCTGATAATGCGTCGCGAGGGAATCGATGACCACGACAAAACTGCTGTCTGCCTGAGGATCCGCAAACGCGGTTGCCGTGGCGTCGCTGTCACCGGATAAACGTCCATATGCGGAAGATGGGATATAGCGTCCGGGATCACGCTGCATGTAGTGGCGCAGGGAATCGGCATCCGGCGGATATACACCGAAATGAGAGCGATGGTCCTGCAGGGCGCGCTGCAGGCGTTTCATGCGCTGCCTGGCGAGCCAGACATCCTGCTCCAGACGGCGTTCACTCCCAGGGAACACCAGCGGTAGAGCTGCACTCGCAAAGCCGAGCAGGAGCATCACGCCGAGCAGCAGCATGCGCGTCCGGATTGGAGCATCTCCTTGATACGTTCCTGGCTTCCCCGAATCTGTGCGGTGTTTGATCATGACGGTATCCCTGTCGAATCCATTTGCTCACGTATCAGCACAGCCAGCAGCAACACGAGCAGGTACGGGACGATGGCGATACTGAAGCACCAGGCGATTGGCCAGCCACTCCAGAACACAACTGCGGCGCGAGTGAGAGGTGAAGGGAATCTTACGGTACGTTGGAAGAGAACTTCCCATCCTGCAAGAAAGATGGTGAGGAAAAGACCGAACCCGACGAATCCGAGATGCACCACGAGCGCCAGCGGTGTGTTATCGATGAGCACAGGCAGCTGCGTGGCCTGTGATCCATGCTGCGTCACAGCCAGGCCGAACAGCCACGCAGCGGCGCCCCCGTCGGCAAGCGCCTGAAGGTGAAATTGCCAGTTCTGAAAACGCTGCAGCAGCGAAGCATGCGATAGCAGGCCGGGAGCGCTGCTGCCGAACTGCAGTGGAAGCAACAGAACTGCAAGCGCGAGGAGCAGGGATGCCGCAGGAATCAGGTAGCGGAATGAGCGCAGTTGCCTCCAGAGCAGCAAGACGAGTACGCTCCAAACGGTCAGCAGGTACACCTGTCGCGTCATGGTGACAATGACCGCTGCGGCGGCAAACACCAGCCCTGCAGCAATCAGCACACGGTGTTGCCCTTCCATGCGCAACTGTGCGAGCATAATAAGCAGCGCGAAAAGCATGAACATCCCGAACATGGAGGGCGACGAAAACAGGGAAAACGCACGCAGGGAATCATAGAACATCCAGCTGTGCACGACGTAGCTCGCATTCACGGATGCGGTACCGGTGAACGGCTGACCCACAACAACCTGCAGTAAGCCGAAAGCCGCCAGCATTATGACGACAGAGGCAGTGACGGGAATAAAGCGCTTACCACTCAGAATACCGGGGAGCAGAGCCGCAAGCATAACAGCGGGAAGATATCCGTAGTAAGCGTTCATGTCCGCAAGGACATGAGTGAGATTGAACTGTCCGCCCCACATGGCGACGAGGAGCCGCAGTGTTGCATAGATGAGGAAGACAAGCGTCGAAGATACAAGAATGTACTTCGCATTCAGATGCTCAGGATCGGCGTCCACATGCGCACGGTAAGCGAAGGCAAGAATGAGGAGAAGCGCAGCTTTGACAATGACGCCCGACGCAAACACACGTCCATCGAGCAGGGTCATCTGCAATGTTGGAAGAATCCCGTCTACAATTCCCAGTAACAGAAGCAGCCAGAGAGCTGCCTGCACGAATCCCTTCACCTCTGTTTTTACACTCTGTGGCATGAAGCCCCGTTACAGCAGGACCAGAACACCGTCCACCCTGCCGATCGCTTCCTTACGAAAAAGCGCGGTCTCCGCACTTTCGACATACAGTTCAATTCGGTATGACGTGAAGTTCTTTTTCTTCGAAGGCACCTGGTTGATGCTGAACGACATCTCGCCCTGGAGTTCTTCTATGGCCGTATGCAGCGTTGCGTAGAACTCCAGGTCACTCCGCGCGATGACAGTGATGGGGAATGTCCCGGGAAACACGTAATTGTCCCGGAGAACCGCGAGAAGTTCCTCACGTTTGAGTGGACGATTGGGAAATGCGTTTGTATCCATATTGACGATGTTTCTGACATGACTAGTTCGAGAGCATGGCATCGTCCGCCAGTTCCGCACCCTTGACATGGACGATGCTGGGCATCAGCTTCCCCGAACGCATGCCGCTTCCGGCAACGAAGAACAGGAGGTAGTAGAGAGCGGTCGCGGACAATCCGAGCATGAATGACCAGAGTTCACGCGGCATGACGCCCGGATCGTATACGTACATACCGAAGAGGACACCGGAAAGAATCAGCACGAGCGGGATACCGTAGAGGTACGCGGCGACCTTGAACATGATTTCACCACGTATGACAAAACGCACGGTATCACCTGCATGCGCACCAAACGGATCGCGCACGGTAACCGTATTTTCACTTCCCTCAGAGGCGGAGCAGAACATCTTCGCGCCACATTCGTGGCAGCTGTCGCTGTTCATCACCATGACCGTCGCGGTGCCGTCAGCACTTCTGACGACGATGCCCTCTTCATACAGATCTTCGCCTTTCATCGCGCGCGTCCGCTCAGTTGCTCTGTTCCGGGGTAACCTCTGCTGCAGAGACAGCTTCTTCCTCGAGGTGCTGTTTGTAGGCATCCTTGAGAAAACAGATGGCGCTGTTCTTGCACTTGTCGAAGGGAATTTTCTCCGGATCAAACTTGTCCCAGTCGATCACGGCAAGACCATCTTCCATGATCACGCCGCCATCGGATTTGCGGGCGCAGATGCCGCAACCCGTGCAGGCGACATCGCAGACTTCCTTCGCGGTCTTTGGATCGTCGTGGCTCTTGCAGAAAACGAACACCTCGCGATCGGCAGGATGCAGTTCGATGATGTCGCGGGGACATGCGGTAACGCACATGCCACAACCGGTGCAGAGATCATCGATCACTTCGGGGAGCCCGTTGTCATTGAGATGGATGGCGTTGAAGGTACAGGCGTCGACACAGTCTCCGCCTCCCATGCAGCCGTACTGACAGAGCTTCGATCCACCGCTGACGAGATGCATGGTGGCGCAGCTCTGGGGTCCGCGGTACTCAACCATTTTATGTGCCGCTTCGATATTGCCACCCCGGCAGAGGACGCGCGCCACGATTTTCGTCGCAGTCCCGGCTTCGACACCGAGAATGCCCGCGATATCATTGACGGTATCCTGTCCGCCTACGGGACATCCATTGATGGCGATGTTGCCGTCCACCACATTCACGGCGAAATCATAACAGCCTGCCTTCCCGCAGGCGCCGCAATTGGCACCGGGAAGTACTTCGTTGATCTGCCCGATCTTGGGGTTTTCCTCGACACGCAGCTTTTTATCTGCAATTGCCAGCGCACCGGCAAACACGAAACCGAGTCCGCCCATTGTAGCGATCGCTATGAGAACATTGATATCCATCAGGTATTACCTCGTTCGATATCCGGCGAAACCGGGCGTGGTGTGTTCCTCGCCCTTTTCGTCGATGATAAGTGCTTCAATATCTTGATATTGTGTAAGAAATTCCATGCCATCTTCAGGCCCCATGACGAACACGGCCGTCGCAAGGGCATCAGCCGTCACATCGTCATCCGCGATGACCGTGACCGACTGGCAGCCACGTGCGGGACGACCGGTGGAGGGGTCGAAAATATGATGGTAGCGCATGTTGCCAACTTCGAAATACTGTTCGTAGTCACCGGAAGTCGCAACTGCCTTGCCATGCAGTTCGATGACGGCCACCAGTTCGGATGGTGACCGAGGATGCTGAACGCCAATGCTCCACTCACCACCGCTGCTGCGCACCTCCCCGCCCGCATTCACCAGTGCATCACCGGCGCCATGTTCGCGCAATACCGCGACCGCACGGTCAACGGCATATCCTTTGGCGATGGCGCCGAAATTGATTCGGCTTGCAGCGGCTTTGCGAACGCGATCCGCATCCAGGAGATGGACATGCTGCCAGCCGCTTTCCTTCAACGCTCGGGCGAGTAGGCTGTCAACCGGCACCGCCGGCGTATCGCCATCAAAACCCCATGCTTCGATAAGCGGTTCGACGGCGATGTCAAACGCCCCATGGCTTGCGCGGGTCAGTGAATCACAGCGTCGGAGCAGCGCGAACACCTCGTCCGGAACGCGGACGAGAGTGTCGCTGCTGTGGTTGAGCTTCCACACCGGTCCGCTTTCCTTGTACGTGCTGAACAGTGTGTCAACACGTCGCACTTCAGCGAACACGGCATCCATGATATGCCAGGCCTCGGCCCGTTCCATACCCCGAATCTGCACTTCGATCAGCGTTCCAAGGGCCACCTGCGTACGCACCAGCGGTGCATCCTTTTTGCTGAACTGCAATGCGATATAGAATCCCATTACGAACAGCGCAAGGATGAACATCGTCAGTCCGAGTGGTGACCGCTTGCTCATCGATCAGGCAGCCTCGATACGGAGCAGGACACGGTTGGGGGCGCAGGCGATAACTTCACCCGGACGCGAGATCGATCCTGCCTTGCGGCAGAGCTCGTGCCGGCAACTTGCACTGTGTACGTGCGCATGGCCATCGCGCAGCGTCACACCGGTGCGTCCCTGGGGACCACTGACGCTGAAGCTGCTGTTGCCCTTGCCAAGAGGTATACGTTCTGCAATGCCACCGGCATTTTCCACCACCAGCACGCTTCCGGTCGAGAGCAGTGACGCCAGCGGCGCCTCCTCGACGTATTCCGCACTGATCATGTACTCGGCTTCCGCATGCTGCAGACGACCGCGCAGAGAATGCAATGCCATGCTGAAATCCCCGGCAGGATCGTAAATGCGCTTGCGATCATCGCTTACGAGGATGTCTCCAGCAGTCGTTGATCCGAGGCGCTGCAGGCGCACATGGACGCGGCCGCGGCCACTGAACGGGACGGAACTGAAGGTCCCGGGTTTCAGGGCCCTCGCAATAACGCCATGCCAGCGACGGTCGGCATGAATCACCGGGGTCGCTGCGCCCTGCGGCAGTTCTGCACGGAACATCGCGAGCATATCAGCAACTGCACGGTCATCGTCCGGAACGAAAGCGTGCATCGCGAAGCGACGCCCTTTCCCGGACGAAAGGACATGCCCCGTCCCGAAGCCCGCGCCGACAGCGCCGACGGCGAGGCCGGACAGTTTCAAAAAAGATCGACGTGAAATCATTGTATTACTCCTGTGGTATTCTATCTATGCCTTAGACCGAAATCATGCCTGCGAAGCCCATGAATGCGAGGGCCAGCAGTCCCGCCACGATCAGGGTGATGGGAGCGCCCTGGAAGGCGCGAGGCACGTTTGCCAGCTCGAGTTCTTCACGAATGCCGGCCATGACACTGATGGCAAGCGTGAAACCCGCACCCGCGCCGACACCGTAGAAAATCGCCTGCACGAAACTGTAATCCTTGAGCACGATAAAAAGTGCCAGACCGAGGATTGCGCAGTTCGTGGTGATCAGGGGCAGAAAGATGCCGAGGGCACGGTACAGCGGCTGACTCACCTTTTTGATGAACATCTCGACGAACTGCACCAGTGAGGCGATCACGAGAATGAAGGAAACATACTCGAGATAAACGACATCGTACGGAACGAGGATGAGATGGTAAATCAACCATGTCACGATTGCGGTCAGCACCATGACGAAGGTCGTCGCGAGTCCCATCGGGAAGGCCGAAGACAGTTTGTTCGACACCCCGATGAAGGGACAGATGCCGAGGAAGTACGCGAGTACAAAGTTATTGACAATTGCCGCGGAAAGGAAAATAAGAATCAGTTCCATGTCTTATGCCTCCTGTCCGTATTCGAGTGACATTTTCGGCTCCTGCAGATGCCTTGCTGCGATTTCTTTTTCCTCACGTGTTTTTCTGCGCAGCACCATGAAGTTGAGAAAGCCCATCATCAATCCGAGCGAGAGGAAGGCTCCCGCAGGGAGGATCATGACCAACC
This window contains:
- a CDS encoding ATP-dependent Clp protease adaptor ClpS, whose product is MNYTFQQTPFELPDIEEQVTDGTETDTPSRVILFNDEVHTFEDVISQLQKAIQCTREKGEALAWEVHTKGKACVFTGEMNKCLRVSAILEEIALHTQIEM
- a CDS encoding DUF493 domain-containing protein, whose product is MDTNAFPNRPLKREELLAVLRDNYVFPGTFPITVIARSDLEFYATLHTAIEELQGEMSFSINQVPSKKKNFTSYRIELYVESAETALFRKEAIGRVDGVLVLL
- a CDS encoding geranylgeranylglyceryl/heptaprenylglyceryl phosphate synthase, which codes for MSRPHAVYDSLREAHERETPLLFLLVDPDKSDPSQLPGFVADAEKAGVDGFLIGGSLALLPQFEDCIRAMKIAAQKPVIIFPGGVHQISGEADAILFLSIISGRNPEQLIGQHVLAAPMVHELDLEAISTGYMIVSSSAVTSTEYMSYSKPLPREKPELAAAHALAAEMLGMKMVYLEAGSGAPQSVPADMIRMLRALLNIPIIVGGGIRSPDQAAEKAAAGASIVIVGNHFEDDGNRAQLEAFAQAVHNGRALSITDI
- a CDS encoding tetratricopeptide repeat protein: MKRSTISTGERTAIMQSLHNFSRCIMQFLHIPTRNIMQFLHILPLVLLFFPACGPLIELEDENIALKSRIDSLEIALAECGTQTDLAHERLSAIESENLQLDNRNRQLAARVAELQYQQGSDASTQLSSGSPQAQATAGKQRPVSGRDAAVANNQGSNIPSTAQSGSTESTPPTSRRAQPSGAPDYRADVHPELPFLREYQAGLSAFNAGQFDAARRAFAGLLQTSRGNEMTDNCVYWLGETARSQKQLSEAFDLFSTVLGYRNSDKTAQALSARARTAIELGRTDVARSDCERLLKEFPKSDQAVLARQMLKKL
- a CDS encoding RnfABCDGE type electron transport complex subunit B, translating into MDINVLIAIATMGGLGFVFAGALAIADKKLRVEENPKIGQINEVLPGANCGACGKAGCYDFAVNVVDGNIAINGCPVGGQDTVNDIAGILGVEAGTATKIVARVLCRGGNIEAAHKMVEYRGPQSCATMHLVSGGSKLCQYGCMGGGDCVDACTFNAIHLNDNGLPEVIDDLCTGCGMCVTACPRDIIELHPADREVFVFCKSHDDPKTAKEVCDVACTGCGICARKSDGGVIMEDGLAVIDWDKFDPEKIPFDKCKNSAICFLKDAYKQHLEEEAVSAAEVTPEQSN
- the alaS gene encoding alanine--tRNA ligase, which encodes MTSTEIRQSFLDFFRGKQHRIVQSAPVVPHDDPTLLFTNAGMNQFKDVFLGIGSREYSRAADTQKCIRVSGKHNDLEEVGRDTYHHTFFEMLGNWSFGDYYKREAISWAWELLTGVWKLPKERLHATVFRDDDEAFTLWTELTDIDPSHVHRFDEKDNFWEMGDTGPCGPCSEIHIDLTDDGNGGSLVNADSPEVMEIWNLVFIQYNRDEEGNLHPLPTTHVDTGMGFERICAVLQGKKSNYDTDVFMPVIQRIAEVTGKPYEGDEERIAMRVIADHVRMLTFSIADGAMPGPEGRGYVLRRILRRAARFGRKLGMREPYLWRVVETLGKTMGEVFPEIVDNREVIEKVIRAEEESFNATLDRGLEIFEDIVSRTKDAGDACIAGEEVFRLYDTFGFPIDLTNLLAEERGLGIDSDEFERRLQEQKERSRAVTKKNVAHPTAGDQPTITLETLDGAEAISTFTGYDSLETESRLLGRYEKDGLLYLLLERTPFYVESGGQVSDEGVLHWKNSTAAVQGLLKLDGQTVHVVDQAKDFAPQLGDTLRAEVKGRARRDTMRNHTATHLLHAALRGVLGTHVQQAGSLVEPERLRFDFSHFEKVGNEQLQEIEALVNEKILEGIPVQQHRDVPFDDARTMGALMFFGDKYGDRVNVLQIADFSMEFCGGTHVRNTAEIGLFKITSEGSVASGTRRIEAVTGRGVRKFISTLEQDIAKEKKREEELHEEIRRLEKELSRATVEQGAGQIDDIIAKAEPWNDSRIAVARLDVGDADQLKALGDTLREKLKSGIGLLASVIDGKVLLVCVVTDDLVKSGIKAGNLVGGIAKKLGGGGGGRPHMATAGAKDTDGLDAVLAAATASIREAAEG
- a CDS encoding SoxR reducing system RseC family protein, with product MKGEDLYEEGIVVRSADGTATVMVMNSDSCHECGAKMFCSASEGSENTVTVRDPFGAHAGDTVRFVIRGEIMFKVAAYLYGIPLVLILSGVLFGMYVYDPGVMPRELWSFMLGLSATALYYLLFFVAGSGMRSGKLMPSIVHVKGAELADDAMLSN
- the pepF gene encoding oligoendopeptidase F translates to MQATPKGTLPKREEIDPQYIWKLEDIYASDSDWEEDFNAVERMTGEIARYRDSLGDSGQKLLSWLHFADDLNVIAGRLGNYAFRRYDENTADTTYQGMMDRVMSQHARIGAATAWVLPEILAIPEERVRQFVDETDGLKVYAHHLDEILRMKKHTLSPSEEHLLALSMEAMAVPSNVFGMFNDADIRFGSIRGEDGSDVEVTKGRYIQLQESRDRRVREDAFRAMYGSYAQWKNTLASTLGGQVKKEIFLSRARDYDSTRHMALYEDNIPETVYDNVVRTINDNLEPLHRSIALRKRLLKLDAVRPWDLYVPLASEANFHFPYDEAVQHVREAMSVLGPAYARDLGNALDGGWIDVYENQGKTSGAYSAWTYGAHPFVLLNYSNTLKDVFTLAHEMGHAMHSWYTWKNQPPVYGGYTIFCAEVASTTNEMLLVDHMLKTQENDELRRHLLFHQIDSIRGTVYNQALFAEFEQHIHHAAENGTPLTVDVLSGKMGELYQKYLGPDFAMDDLYAMNWSRIPHFYRSFYVFQYATGLSAATALSRNIINGVSGALDRYLGFLKSGSARYSIELLRSAGVDMTKPEPIAATAALMNTLLDQVEELI